The Argiope bruennichi chromosome 9, qqArgBrue1.1, whole genome shotgun sequence genome contains a region encoding:
- the LOC129983875 gene encoding putative methyltransferase DDB_G0268948, which yields MSTDTKKQFVEKSHAKIYSSYRKDTPTELIEKIVGFLKEKVPEPLGTAVDVGCGNGQSTVILAPYFQHVHGSDVSEAQIEQAKADRSLSNVTYAASPAEKLPFDDGSVQLLTAATAMHWFNLDLFLPEVRRILCVNGVMAVYGYHYMKPEFGDPARDAEIDELYDKYYETLEPYLLMRHVKMLKSRYKDVKFPFEEVVRCPDVRCRFEGRLSEIVNYVSTYSGFQNFKKADFKAAEECMHSFQRRLNEIGAACGHSPDDPVTLYRDYQLILCRKTKEGPFEG from the exons ATGTCCACTGATACAAAGAAACAATTCGTGGAGAAGAGCCACGCCAAAATATACAGTTCCTACAGGAAGGACACTCCCACTGAACTGATAGAAAAGATTGTCGGTTTTCTGAAGGAAAAG GTGCCAGAGCCACTGGGCACAGCCGTGGATGTGGGGTGCGGTAATGGCCAAAGCACCGTGATTCTCGCCCCCTACTTCCAGCACGTGCACGGATCAGACGTCAGCGAGGCGCAGATAGAACAGGCGAAAGCCGACAGGTCGCTCTCCAATGTCACATATGC AGCAAGTCCAGCGGAAAAGCTGCCTTTCGATGACGGCTCCGTGCAGCTGCTGACTGCAGCGACCGCCATGCACTGGTTCAACCTGGACCTCTTCCTGCCGGAGGTTCGGCGCATACTGTGCGTGAACGGCGTGATGGCGGTGTACGGGTACCACTATATGAAACCCGAATTCGGAGATCCAGCTCGGGATGCGGAGATCGACGAATTGTACGATAAA tacTACGAAACACTGGAGCCGTATCTCTTGATGCGTCATGTCAAAATGTTGAAAAGTAGATACAAGGACGTCAAATTTCCTTTTGAAGAGGTGGTCAG GTGCCCTGATGTCCGCTGTCGCTTTGAAGGCCGTCTATCGGAAATCGTGAACTATGTCAGCACTTACTCGggctttcaaaatttcaaaaaagctgACTTCAAAGCTGCAGAGGAATGCATGCACTCCTTCCAAAGAAG GTTAAATGAAATCGGCGCTGCCTGCGGCCATTCTCCAGATGATCCCGTCACTCTGTACCGTGACTACCAGCTGATACTGTGCAGGAAAACCAAAGAAGGGCCGTTTGAAGGCTAG